A genomic segment from Flavobacterium inviolabile encodes:
- a CDS encoding PorP/SprF family type IX secretion system membrane protein — MRINIKDILVTCFLGGTILFPLTVKAQQNPEYTQYMYNTITVNPGYTGSPGVLEANLLLRSQWVGIDGAPRTGTFGIHSPVSDKIGLGLNVIADKIGPSTETSASGNFSYTLNFGYKTKLAFGVKAGARMLNVDWSKGRYLDNNDVLLNNNISNRIMPLIGAGAYLYGEKWYVGASVPNFIKQDYYDDIQESVVADKLHYYLIGGYVFDISEGLKFKPSAMLKAVSGSPLAADVSANFLLQEKLTLGASYRWDDSVSALVGLQFLDNFFIGYAFDYSTTKLNKYNDGTHEIILRFQMPHKSSAIKSPRFF, encoded by the coding sequence ATGAGAATAAATATAAAAGATATACTAGTAACGTGCTTTTTAGGAGGAACCATTCTATTTCCACTTACTGTAAAGGCACAGCAAAATCCGGAATATACGCAGTACATGTACAATACAATCACTGTGAATCCCGGATATACGGGATCTCCGGGAGTATTGGAAGCCAACTTGCTTTTGCGCTCGCAATGGGTGGGAATTGACGGGGCTCCGAGAACCGGAACATTCGGGATTCATTCCCCGGTATCCGATAAAATTGGTTTGGGACTTAATGTTATAGCCGATAAGATCGGACCGTCAACGGAAACCTCGGCGTCAGGAAATTTCTCCTATACGCTGAATTTCGGATATAAAACAAAACTTGCCTTCGGAGTAAAAGCCGGGGCAAGAATGTTAAATGTCGACTGGTCCAAAGGACGCTATCTGGATAATAATGATGTCTTGCTGAATAACAATATTTCGAACAGGATCATGCCGCTAATTGGAGCCGGAGCGTATTTATACGGCGAAAAATGGTATGTTGGCGCTTCCGTTCCCAATTTTATCAAGCAGGATTATTATGATGATATCCAGGAATCGGTGGTTGCCGATAAACTGCACTATTACCTTATCGGAGGTTATGTTTTTGATATTTCTGAAGGCTTGAAATTCAAACCATCGGCAATGTTAAAAGCGGTAAGCGGATCACCGCTGGCAGCGGATGTTTCGGCCAACTTTCTTTTGCAGGAGAAACTAACGCTGGGAGCGTCCTATCGCTGGGACGATTCCGTAAGTGCTCTTGTGGGATTACAGTTCTTAGATAATTTCTTTATTGGGTATGCATTTGATTATTCAACAACAAAACTGAATAAATATAATGACGGAACGCACGAAATTATACTGCGTTTTCAAATGCCACACAAGTCATCAGCCATTAAATCACCTAGATTTTTCTAA
- the lpxD gene encoding UDP-3-O-(3-hydroxymyristoyl)glucosamine N-acyltransferase — protein MKFTAEQIAGILEGEVVGNPAAEVHKLAKIEEGSEGSLTFLANPKYLNHIYTTQATITIVNNTFEPEQELRTTLIKVEDAYKSFSKLLEYYNQVKLMKSGIEQPSVISENVEYGENLYLGSFCYIGNNVKIGNNVKIYPNSFVGDNVTIGDDTILFAGVRIYSETEIGKKCVIHSGTIIGSDGFGFVPNEEGIYNKVPQIGNVVIEDNVDIGSCTTIDRATLGSTVIKKGVKLDNQIQIAHNVEIGENTVIASQTGVAGSTKIGKNCMIGGQVGIVGHIVIGNGVKIQAQSGVSRSVKDNETIQGSPAFSYGDFSKSYVNFKNLPKMARDIDDLKKRK, from the coding sequence ATGAAATTTACAGCTGAACAAATAGCAGGTATTTTAGAAGGAGAAGTTGTTGGTAATCCTGCAGCGGAAGTCCATAAATTGGCTAAAATCGAAGAAGGTTCGGAAGGTTCTTTAACTTTTCTGGCCAATCCGAAATACCTGAATCATATATATACAACACAGGCTACGATAACAATCGTAAATAATACTTTTGAGCCTGAACAGGAATTAAGAACTACACTTATTAAAGTAGAAGATGCCTACAAATCCTTTTCAAAACTACTGGAATATTACAACCAGGTAAAGTTGATGAAATCCGGAATTGAGCAGCCTTCGGTAATATCGGAAAACGTTGAATACGGGGAAAACCTGTATTTGGGAAGTTTTTGCTATATTGGGAACAATGTAAAAATCGGAAACAATGTAAAGATTTATCCCAACAGTTTTGTAGGTGATAATGTTACTATTGGCGACGATACCATATTGTTTGCCGGTGTACGTATTTATTCTGAAACGGAAATCGGAAAAAAATGTGTAATCCATTCCGGAACCATTATCGGTTCGGACGGATTTGGTTTTGTTCCGAATGAAGAAGGGATCTATAATAAGGTACCGCAAATTGGCAATGTCGTGATTGAAGACAATGTCGATATCGGTTCGTGCACTACTATTGACCGGGCAACATTAGGATCGACCGTTATTAAAAAAGGTGTGAAACTGGACAACCAGATTCAGATTGCTCACAATGTGGAAATCGGGGAGAATACCGTTATTGCTTCACAAACCGGAGTAGCCGGGTCAACCAAAATCGGTAAAAACTGTATGATTGGCGGACAGGTTGGTATTGTAGGGCATATCGTTATCGGTAATGGCGTTAAAATCCAGGCACAGTCCGGTGTTTCCAGAAGTGTAAAAGATAATGAAACAATTCAGGGCAGTCCGGCATTTAGTTATGGTGACTTTAGCAAATCGTATGTGAATTTTAAAAATTTACCGAAGATGGCCAGAGATATTGACGACTTGAAAAAAAGAAAATAA
- a CDS encoding OmpA family protein: protein MKKLLFFSFLICINFTYAQQKLKDADKLFKDMSYVDAAKAYEEYLEKEQNPSIQTLMNVGDTYYYLNDMRKAVTWYKKLYSVQGQNLNDVYLLRYTQALRGVRDYDDANKITKEYLKGKGDQDKIAGFARQQKYMDSLAGKPSLYKVVPLEINTSYSDFGSTFYGNQLVYSSSKKGGKLIKRLYSWNEQPFLSFYVADRNVATGALFNEQPFFSEVNSNYHDATLTFSPDLKTIYFTTNATRKNKNRLKNDKEGVNNFQILKGTIENGKVINIEKLFFNSLEYSVGHPSLSPDGKWLFFVSDMPGGYGETDIYVAEVFADGSINSPQNLGPVINTVGREMFPYYNDGVLYFSSDGHYGYGGLDVYESKHSGKLNFSEPKNVGQPVNSNKDDFSYIIDLESKYGYVSSNRDAGKGDDDIYYFTKAKAECNQFVSGRVTNSKSKIPIAGATVKVYDSFGDLKTETTTGEDGRYQLTVPCGATYKFEAAKENFASQEKPVVATAKNEEKQVVDFELAKLEDFTVKDGANEKIDINPIYFEYNKWNITPQAVVELDRVVYVMKTFPKVKIRIESHTDSRGSDSYNLKLSDNRAKATEKYILENGIAPDRILSAIGYGETRLKNKCRNGVKCTDAEHAINRRSDFIIVEK, encoded by the coding sequence ATGAAGAAATTACTATTTTTCAGTTTTTTAATTTGTATCAATTTTACTTATGCCCAGCAGAAGTTAAAAGACGCAGACAAGCTCTTTAAAGATATGTCGTATGTGGATGCTGCAAAAGCCTATGAGGAATATCTGGAAAAAGAACAAAATCCTTCGATACAAACTTTGATGAATGTAGGGGATACCTACTATTATCTTAACGATATGAGAAAAGCCGTAACCTGGTATAAGAAATTATACAGCGTGCAGGGACAGAACCTGAATGATGTATACCTGTTGCGGTATACCCAGGCTTTGAGAGGGGTCAGGGATTATGATGACGCGAATAAAATAACCAAGGAATACCTGAAAGGAAAAGGCGATCAGGATAAGATAGCAGGCTTTGCACGGCAGCAAAAGTATATGGACAGTCTGGCCGGAAAACCGTCTTTATATAAGGTGGTACCGCTTGAGATCAATACTTCGTATTCCGATTTCGGATCGACATTCTACGGGAACCAGCTGGTTTATTCGTCCAGTAAAAAAGGAGGAAAGCTGATAAAAAGGCTTTATTCCTGGAATGAACAGCCGTTTTTATCGTTCTATGTGGCTGACAGGAATGTGGCAACCGGAGCTTTGTTTAACGAACAGCCGTTTTTTAGCGAAGTGAATTCAAATTATCACGATGCAACCTTAACCTTTTCACCGGATCTGAAAACAATTTATTTTACCACCAATGCAACCCGGAAAAATAAGAATAGATTAAAGAACGATAAAGAAGGAGTAAACAACTTTCAGATTCTTAAAGGAACGATCGAGAACGGCAAAGTGATCAATATCGAAAAATTATTCTTTAACAGCCTGGAATACAGCGTTGGTCATCCGTCATTAAGTCCGGATGGAAAATGGTTGTTTTTTGTTTCCGACATGCCGGGAGGTTATGGCGAAACGGATATTTATGTGGCTGAGGTTTTTGCAGATGGTAGTATCAATTCGCCCCAAAATTTAGGACCGGTAATCAATACCGTTGGCAGGGAAATGTTTCCGTATTACAATGACGGTGTGTTGTATTTTTCTTCTGACGGGCATTACGGATATGGTGGACTGGATGTTTATGAAAGCAAGCATTCCGGTAAGCTGAACTTTTCGGAACCTAAAAACGTCGGGCAGCCGGTAAATAGTAATAAAGATGATTTCTCCTATATTATTGATCTGGAATCGAAATACGGTTATGTGTCTTCAAACAGGGATGCAGGTAAAGGAGATGATGATATTTACTATTTTACCAAAGCAAAAGCAGAATGCAACCAGTTTGTATCCGGTAGGGTAACCAATTCCAAATCAAAAATACCGATTGCCGGTGCCACTGTAAAAGTATATGATTCGTTTGGCGATTTAAAAACGGAAACCACAACGGGCGAAGATGGCAGGTATCAGCTTACGGTTCCCTGCGGAGCGACCTATAAATTTGAAGCGGCAAAAGAAAACTTTGCCAGCCAGGAAAAACCGGTGGTGGCTACGGCTAAAAACGAAGAAAAACAGGTGGTTGATTTTGAATTGGCAAAACTGGAAGACTTTACGGTTAAAGATGGTGCCAATGAAAAAATTGACATTAATCCGATTTATTTTGAATACAACAAATGGAATATTACCCCGCAGGCAGTTGTGGAACTGGACAGGGTAGTGTATGTTATGAAGACCTTCCCTAAAGTAAAGATCAGAATAGAATCGCATACTGATTCGAGAGGAAGTGATTCGTACAACCTGAAATTGTCAGACAACAGAGCGAAAGCGACTGAAAAATACATACTGGAAAACGGAATTGCTCCGGATCGTATTCTAAGCGCTATCGGTTATGGCGAAACCCGGTTGAAAAACAAATGCCGCAACGGTGTAAAATGTACCGATGCAGAACATGCCATAAACCGGCGTTCTGATTTTATTATCGTAGAAAAATAA
- a CDS encoding helix-turn-helix domain-containing protein, whose protein sequence is MQEGNIQTAKSILTRVKKVFKIKTDAQLAELLSIKPNTISSWKKRNTLDYESIIEQCNKANIDLNEIFLGNESFSFKKKITPIITKEMLFQYTTGELNLERSDIPTINIPFLQQKNSMVFQVNTSELEPSIKENTFVICEEATANDITNDSFAVIISKEKGLYMSKVAQNENDESILNLISRKESVFSGKNEIKKNKIDEIWKIKGVLDIFS, encoded by the coding sequence ATGCAAGAGGGAAATATCCAAACCGCGAAAAGTATCTTAACGCGTGTTAAAAAGGTCTTTAAAATAAAAACAGACGCCCAGCTGGCTGAATTACTTAGTATTAAACCCAATACTATTTCAAGCTGGAAAAAAAGAAACACTCTTGATTATGAATCCATAATTGAACAGTGTAACAAAGCAAACATTGATTTGAATGAAATTTTTCTTGGAAACGAAAGTTTTAGCTTTAAGAAAAAAATCACGCCAATCATTACCAAGGAAATGTTATTTCAGTATACCACAGGCGAATTGAACCTGGAAAGAAGTGACATCCCTACCATCAACATCCCTTTTCTGCAGCAAAAAAACTCTATGGTTTTCCAGGTGAACACCTCAGAATTAGAGCCTTCTATCAAAGAGAACACGTTTGTTATCTGTGAAGAAGCAACTGCAAATGATATTACGAACGATTCTTTCGCCGTAATTATCAGCAAGGAAAAAGGATTATACATGTCCAAAGTGGCTCAAAACGAAAATGACGAATCCATCTTAAATCTTATTTCCCGAAAAGAATCTGTTTTTTCCGGTAAAAATGAGATCAAAAAGAATAAAATAGATGAGATCTGGAAAATAAAAGGTGTTTTAGATATCTTTAGTTAA
- a CDS encoding HD domain-containing protein — translation MSQINKLKILNDPIYGFITIPNTLIYDLIQHPYFQRLRRISQMGMSYLVYPGAHHTRFHHALGCMHIMQKAVQVLRFKDVKISEQEENALYIAILLHDIGHGPFSHAMEHSIVEGVHHEEISMLFMNRLNAEFEGKLDLAIQVFKGEYHRKFMLQLISSQLDMDRLDYLKRDSFYSGVAEGNINSERLIQMMNVQNDLLVIEEKGIYSVEKFLGARRLMYWQAYLHKTSVVAELILTKILKRAKELTHKGDLPNCSEPLQFFMLHKITHDDFDEKILDKFAQLDDFDIMSAIKAWQFHDDFVLSSLSKMLINRDLLKIRMVSEKVEQGDVEALRKKLIELQPMSEKEADYFVFKGKIKNQAYNKAGEPIRILKKDKTVEDVVEASDQMNLKALSKPVTKYYICFPKVLLES, via the coding sequence GTGAGCCAAATCAATAAGCTTAAAATTCTAAATGACCCTATTTATGGTTTTATAACCATCCCTAATACTCTTATTTACGATTTAATTCAGCATCCTTATTTCCAGCGTTTGCGCCGCATTTCGCAAATGGGAATGTCTTACCTGGTTTATCCCGGTGCACATCATACCCGTTTTCATCATGCGCTGGGCTGCATGCACATTATGCAAAAAGCGGTTCAGGTATTGCGTTTTAAAGACGTGAAAATTTCAGAGCAGGAAGAAAATGCTTTATATATTGCGATTTTATTGCACGATATCGGGCATGGTCCTTTTTCGCATGCCATGGAACACAGTATCGTGGAAGGAGTGCATCATGAAGAAATTTCGATGTTGTTTATGAACAGGCTCAATGCGGAATTTGAAGGGAAGCTCGATCTTGCCATTCAGGTTTTTAAAGGCGAATACCACCGGAAATTCATGCTGCAGCTAATTTCAAGCCAGCTGGATATGGACCGTCTGGATTACCTGAAAAGAGATAGTTTTTACAGCGGTGTTGCCGAAGGAAATATCAATTCGGAGCGTTTGATCCAAATGATGAATGTGCAAAACGACCTGTTGGTCATCGAGGAAAAAGGGATTTATTCGGTAGAGAAATTTTTAGGAGCGCGCCGGTTGATGTACTGGCAGGCTTATTTGCATAAAACCAGTGTGGTTGCCGAATTAATATTGACAAAAATATTAAAGAGAGCGAAAGAGCTTACGCACAAAGGCGATTTGCCGAATTGCAGTGAGCCGTTACAGTTTTTTATGCTACACAAAATTACCCATGATGATTTTGATGAAAAAATACTTGATAAATTCGCTCAGTTAGACGACTTTGACATCATGAGTGCGATAAAAGCATGGCAGTTCCATGACGATTTTGTACTGTCTTCTTTGAGTAAAATGCTGATCAACCGCGATTTGCTGAAAATAAGAATGGTGTCTGAAAAAGTAGAGCAGGGTGACGTGGAAGCGCTTAGAAAGAAGCTGATTGAACTACAGCCCATGTCGGAAAAAGAAGCGGATTATTTTGTGTTTAAAGGAAAAATCAAGAACCAGGCTTACAATAAAGCAGGAGAGCCTATCCGTATTTTAAAGAAAGACAAAACGGTTGAAGATGTAGTGGAAGCTTCCGATCAGATGAATCTGAAAGCCCTGTCCAAACCAGTGACGAAATATTATATCTGTTTTCCAAAAGTGCTTTTAGAAAGTTAA